Proteins encoded in a region of the Elizabethkingia bruuniana genome:
- a CDS encoding mevalonate kinase, protein MANPLFYAKIILFGEYGMIEDSQGLVVPYSFYKGTLKFSEADSDSEFEINSNKHLQKYSDFLSDLNLSDDFRLDIESFKKDISNGLFFDSNIPQGYGVGSSGALVAAIFERYSVNKHNPENISKDNLKHLKAVFGEMESYFHGKSSGMDPLICYMNLPILIENKENLDRVALPEGEHGKGAVFLIDSGQIGETGPMIQIFFEKLKNEGFRKTLKDEFIRYNNACIDAFLKKDMNPFFRNLKKLSHWAYEHFRPMIPENIFNAWKRGLDTNAYYLKLCGSGGGGYILGFTKDYDKADKMLEGFQKEVIYRF, encoded by the coding sequence ATGGCGAATCCTTTATTTTATGCAAAAATAATTTTGTTCGGAGAATACGGAATGATTGAAGATTCTCAGGGGCTCGTTGTACCTTATAGTTTCTATAAAGGAACTTTAAAGTTTTCAGAAGCTGACTCCGATTCTGAATTCGAGATAAACTCCAACAAACATTTGCAAAAATATTCAGACTTTCTTTCAGACCTGAATCTTTCTGATGATTTCAGACTGGATATCGAAAGCTTTAAAAAGGATATTTCTAATGGTCTTTTCTTCGACTCTAATATTCCGCAAGGCTATGGAGTAGGAAGCTCAGGAGCTTTAGTAGCTGCTATATTCGAACGCTATTCAGTTAACAAACATAATCCGGAAAATATATCGAAAGATAATCTGAAACACCTTAAAGCTGTTTTCGGAGAAATGGAAAGTTACTTCCATGGTAAAAGTTCCGGTATGGATCCGTTAATCTGCTATATGAATCTGCCAATCCTTATTGAAAACAAAGAAAACCTGGACAGAGTTGCTTTACCCGAGGGTGAGCATGGTAAAGGAGCTGTTTTCTTAATAGATTCCGGGCAGATAGGGGAAACCGGACCAATGATTCAGATTTTCTTCGAGAAACTGAAGAATGAAGGTTTCCGCAAAACATTAAAAGACGAATTTATCCGATACAATAATGCCTGCATTGATGCGTTTCTAAAAAAAGATATGAACCCTTTCTTCAGAAACCTTAAAAAACTCTCACATTGGGCATATGAGCATTTCAGACCAATGATTCCGGAAAATATTTTCAATGCATGGAAGAGAGGTCTGGATACCAATGCATACTATCTGAAACTTTGCGGTAGCGGAGGAGGTGGTTATATTCTTGGTTTTACCAAGGATTACGATAAAGCCGACAAGATGTTAGAAGGTTTCCAAAAGGAAGTTATCTATCGTTTCTAA
- the rsgA gene encoding ribosome small subunit-dependent GTPase A produces MRGIIIKSTGSWYQVLDQESGKIYEARIRGKFKLIKTRLTNPLAVGDFVEFSLEQDDIAWITKIEPRKNYLIRKAVNLSKEAHIIASNIDIGCILFTLKMPETSLGFLDRFLVCCEAYDIKPLILFNKADLLDQEELEYAEDIATVYQSIGYDSLFVSSVSELNMEGLREILKDKTSVFFGHSGSGKSTLVNALNPEVNLKTGDISDIHLKGKHTTTFAQMHFWPFGGQVIDTPGVREFAMIDVEKEEIQHYFPEIFSISENCKFNNCLHINEPKCAVLNALEHEEILESRYATYIKLMEEAEEQNQ; encoded by the coding sequence ATGAGGGGTATTATCATAAAATCTACCGGAAGCTGGTATCAGGTTTTAGATCAAGAATCCGGAAAAATTTATGAAGCCCGAATCAGAGGCAAATTTAAATTAATAAAAACCCGACTGACCAATCCTTTGGCAGTCGGGGATTTTGTTGAGTTCTCGCTAGAACAGGATGATATTGCATGGATTACAAAGATAGAACCGCGAAAGAACTATCTGATCCGTAAGGCTGTAAACCTGTCCAAAGAAGCTCACATTATAGCTTCCAATATTGATATTGGCTGCATTCTTTTCACACTGAAAATGCCGGAAACTTCCTTAGGTTTTTTAGACCGTTTTCTGGTATGTTGCGAGGCTTATGATATAAAGCCTTTAATCCTTTTCAATAAAGCCGATTTGCTGGACCAGGAAGAACTGGAATATGCTGAAGACATTGCTACTGTATACCAATCTATAGGTTATGATTCTCTTTTTGTTTCCTCTGTATCCGAACTGAATATGGAAGGTCTCAGAGAGATTCTAAAAGATAAAACTTCTGTATTTTTCGGACACTCAGGAAGTGGGAAATCTACTTTAGTAAATGCTTTAAATCCTGAAGTAAATCTAAAGACAGGAGATATATCAGATATTCACCTGAAGGGTAAGCACACTACGACATTTGCACAAATGCATTTCTGGCCTTTTGGCGGTCAGGTAATTGATACTCCCGGAGTTCGTGAATTTGCGATGATTGATGTTGAAAAAGAAGAAATCCAGCATTATTTTCCGGAGATTTTTAGTATTTCCGAGAATTGCAAATTCAATAATTGCCTGCATATAAACGAACCAAAATGCGCTGTTTTGAATGCATTGGAGCATGAAGAAATTCTGGAATCCCGTTATGCTACTTACATTAAATTAATGGAGGAAGCAGAAGAGCAGAACCAATAA
- a CDS encoding chorismate mutase has protein sequence MNLNEVKSDWISELGSPLVVAGPCSAESESQMLEAARRIKESNANVSVFRAGIWKPRTKPNGFEGVGVIGLNWLKKVKEEYGFKTATEVANANHVFAALEADVDILWIGARSTVNPFTVQEIAQALRGTNKPVLVKNPVNPDLALWIGAMERLLGQDVKNLGVIHRGFSNYQKTKYRNVPNWTIALDFKKQFPNIPMIVDPSHICGNRTGLAAISQEALNCGYEGLMIETHPNPDEAWSDAAQQITPEVLAELLSNLKTRNQDISGYEDEMGKHRTLISDIDFQLISLLNQRMKVSEKIGTLKKENNIAIFQPDRWKVIAEYAAQKADETGMSREFIEKVFNAIHEESIDVQNNIMINK, from the coding sequence ATGAATCTAAACGAAGTAAAGTCTGATTGGATATCAGAACTAGGATCACCGCTAGTAGTTGCGGGACCATGTAGCGCGGAAAGCGAGTCACAAATGCTGGAAGCAGCCAGAAGAATTAAAGAGAGCAACGCCAATGTTTCTGTATTTCGTGCAGGAATCTGGAAACCTCGTACTAAGCCAAATGGTTTTGAAGGAGTAGGGGTTATTGGTCTTAACTGGCTAAAAAAAGTTAAAGAAGAGTACGGTTTTAAAACAGCAACTGAGGTAGCGAATGCAAATCACGTATTTGCAGCATTAGAAGCTGATGTAGATATCTTATGGATCGGAGCACGTTCTACTGTAAATCCTTTTACAGTTCAGGAAATCGCACAGGCACTAAGAGGTACCAACAAGCCTGTACTTGTTAAAAACCCGGTTAACCCGGATCTTGCATTATGGATCGGGGCTATGGAGAGATTATTAGGACAAGATGTTAAAAACCTTGGTGTAATCCACAGAGGTTTCTCTAATTACCAGAAAACTAAATACCGTAACGTTCCAAACTGGACAATTGCACTTGATTTCAAAAAGCAATTTCCAAATATTCCAATGATTGTAGACCCTTCTCACATTTGTGGAAACAGAACAGGTTTAGCTGCTATCTCTCAGGAAGCTCTAAACTGTGGCTATGAAGGTCTTATGATCGAAACTCACCCGAATCCGGATGAAGCATGGAGTGATGCTGCACAACAAATTACTCCGGAAGTTTTAGCTGAGCTACTGTCTAATCTGAAAACAAGAAATCAGGATATCTCAGGATACGAAGATGAAATGGGTAAACACAGAACATTAATCAGCGATATCGACTTCCAGCTTATCAGCCTTCTTAATCAAAGAATGAAGGTGTCTGAGAAAATCGGTACATTGAAAAAAGAAAATAACATTGCGATCTTCCAACCGGACAGATGGAAAGTTATTGCTGAATATGCAGCACAAAAAGCTGATGAAACCGGAATGTCAAGAGAATTTATCGAGAAAGTATTCAATGCTATTCACGAAGAATCTATTGATGTTCAGAATAACATTATGATTAACAAATAA
- a CDS encoding ATP-binding cassette domain-containing protein gives MLEIKNLNVSFKAQNVLNNLNLNIEEGIVIGILGKNGAGKTTLFESLYQNVKYSGTIKWHNESLKRENISYLETENYFYPYITGKEYLGYFSKDKESKYNLLTENFGLPLEKFAQDYSSGMKKKLALIGMLLLDKPVNILDEPFNGVDFEGVHVLYDIIRDLKSENKAVLISSHIIETLFHTCDKIAILQNGSIDRVIDKADYHQLHNFKF, from the coding sequence ATGTTGGAAATTAAAAATCTGAATGTAAGCTTTAAAGCTCAGAATGTTCTTAATAACCTTAATCTGAATATAGAGGAAGGTATTGTTATCGGTATTCTCGGAAAGAATGGAGCCGGAAAAACAACCTTGTTCGAATCCCTGTATCAAAATGTGAAATACAGTGGAACTATTAAATGGCACAACGAATCTCTAAAAAGAGAAAATATATCTTACTTAGAAACCGAAAACTATTTCTATCCGTACATTACCGGAAAAGAATACCTTGGTTATTTTTCGAAAGATAAAGAATCGAAATACAACTTGCTAACCGAAAATTTCGGACTTCCATTAGAAAAATTTGCTCAGGACTATTCCAGTGGAATGAAAAAGAAGCTAGCCCTTATAGGGATGTTATTATTGGACAAACCTGTTAATATTCTGGACGAACCATTTAATGGTGTCGACTTTGAAGGTGTACATGTTTTATACGACATTATCCGGGATCTAAAATCTGAAAACAAAGCTGTTCTGATAAGTTCTCATATCATAGAAACCTTATTTCATACCTGTGACAAAATCGCCATACTACAAAACGGGAGTATTGACAGGGTTATTGACAAAGCTGATTATCACCAGCTACACAACTTCAAATTCTGA